The nucleotide window ACCGGCGACGACGCCGGTCACGACACCGCAGGCGGCGTCGCGCAGGCGGTCGGACGGGCGAGGCAAACTGCGGGTCTTCCTCGGATGCGCGCCTGGTGTCGGGAAGACCTACGAGATGCTCGCGCAGGCCCGGAACCTTCGGGACGAAGGCGCCGACGTGGTGATCGCGGTCGTCGAATCACATGGGCGGCCGGCGACCGCGGCCCTCGTGGAGGGCCTGGAGGTGATCCCCAGGATCGCCCGTCCCTATCGGGGGTCGACGTTCGACGAGATGGACCTCGACGCCGTCCTGGCGCGCCGTCCGCAGGTGGCGCTGGTCGACGAACTCGCTCACACCAACACTCCGGGATCTCGAAATGCCAAGCGTTGGCAGGACATCGAGGAACTCCGTGACGCCGGTATCGACGTCTGCTCGACCGTCAACATCCAGCACCTCGCCGGCCTGAACGATGTCATCGCCCAGATCACCGGCGTCGTGCAGAGGGAAACGGTGCCCGACGACGTCGTTCGCGGCGCCGACCAGATCGAGCTCGTCGACATCGACCCGCAGGCGCTACGGCAGCGCCTGTCCGCGGGCAAGGTCTACCCGAGCAGCCGGGTCGACGGGGCACTGGGCAACTACTTCCGTCAGGGAAATCTCACCGCGCTGCGCGAGCTGGCGTTGCTGTGGCTGGCCGACCAGGTCGACGACAAACTCGCCGATTATCGTGCGGCGCACTCGATCACCGACACCTGGGAGGCCCGCGAACGAGTCGTGGTGGCGATCACCGGCGGGCCGGAGTCACCCACCCTGCTGCGTCGTGCGAGTCGTATCGCGTCGCGATCGAGCGCGGAACTGCTTGCCGTGCATGTGGTCCGGGGAGACGGCCTGAGTGATCACGGCATCGATCTCACCGCACTCAGCGAGCTCGCCGCGGGGTTCGGCGCGCGGGTCCACACGGTGGTCGGCGACGACATCCCGGCCACCCTGCTGGAGTTCGCGCGCGGGGTCAATGCCACCCAATTGGTTCTGGGTACCTCCCGCCGACCGCGTTGGCAACGGATCTTCGACGAAGGTGTCGGGGCGACGGTCGTGAGCGGCAGCGGACGCATCGACGTGCACATGGTCACGCACGAGGAGACACCCCGCCGGCATCGGCTCGACATCCGCGACACCAGGTTCCACCGACCGTTGAGCTGGATCCTCGCGGTGCTCGTGCCGCTGCTGGCGACCGGTGTGTTGCGGCTGCTCGATCCGTGGCTCGGGTTCACCAGCCAGTCGGCGCTGTTCTTCGTGTCGGTACTCGCGGTGTCGATGCTCGGAGGTATCGCGCCCGCGGCATTGTCTGCGGTGGTCTCCGGTCTGCTGCTGAACTACTTCTTCACCGATCCCCGATTCACCTTCACCATCGATCAACCGGACAACCTGATCACCATCCTGGTGATGCTGCTGATCGCGACCGCCGTGGCCGCCCTGGTCGATTCGGCGACCGTGCGGCGCGCCCAGGCGCAGGACGCGACGCGCGAGGCGGAACTGCTCGCGATGTTCTCCAGCGTCGTGCTCGGCGGTGCCGATGTCCCCGGTTTGTTGGAGCGGTTACGCGAGACCTACGACCAGTCGGCCGTCGCCCTGGTCCGTCGTACATCGAAAACCTCTCGGACAGTGGAGGCCTGGGTCGGTGACCGCCCGCTGAGCGGTCCGGACGAGGCGGACACGACGTGTTCGGTACCGGGTGAACAGTTCGAGCTGCTGCTCCGCGGGCCGAGACTCGGCGCGCGGGACCGGCGGGTGCTGGCCGCCGTCGCCGGGCAGGCGGCAGGTGCGGTCGAGCGGCACGCGCTGGAGGTCGAGGCGGCATCCGCCGAGGCCCTGGCCCGGACGGATGAACTCAGGCGCGCGTTGCTGTCCGCGGTCGGCCACGACCTCCGAACACCGCTCGCGGCGGCCAAGGCCGCGGTGTCCAGTCTTCGTAGCGATGACGTCACCTTCAGTCCCGACGACACCGCGGAACTGCTGGCGACGGTGGACGAGTCGGTCGACCACCTGGCGGGACTCGTCGGCAATCTGCTCGACTCCTCCCGTCTCGCCGCGGGTGCCGTACGTCCCCAGATGCAGCACACGTTCCTGCCCGAGGTCGTGCACCGAGCCGCCGCCGGGGTGCAGCGGCTCAACCCGGACCTCGTGCTGACCATCGACCTCGGCCAGGCATGGGCATACACCGACCCGGGTCTGCTGGAACGTGCTCTCGCAAATCTCATCGACAACGCCCACCGGCACGGCGGGCCCGACGTCGAGATCACCGTCAGCGGAACCGGTGACGACCCGCCGCGCTGCGTTATCCGCGTCGTCGATCACGGGCCCGGACTGCCCACCACCGACCGCGAGCAGGTGTTCGCGGCTTTTCACCAGGGCGGCGACACCGCGGGGGCGTCGTCGGGGGTGGGGTTGGGGTTGTCCGTGGCGAACGGATTCATCACGGCGATCGGAGGAGAACTGTCGACCGCCGACACACCCGGGGGCGGTGCCACGATGGTTGTGAATCTGCCTACCGTGGAGGATTTTTCCGGGTCGGAGGAGGGGATACGGTGAACGCCGACAAGAGCCGCGTCCTCGTGGTCGACGACGAGCCCCAACTGCTGCGAGCGTTGCGGATCAATCTGAACGCGCGCGGTTTCGCGGTTTCGACGGCGGCGACGGGGGCGGCGGCCCTGTCGGCGGCCGCGCGGTTCAACCCGGACGTCGTCGTACTGGACCTCGGGCTTCCCGACATCGACGGGTTGACGGTCCTCGAGGGCCTGCGCGGATGGACGACCGTTCCGGTCATCGTGCTCTCGGCGCGGACCGACGCGGCGGACAAGGTCGTGGCGCTGGACTCCGGGGCCGACGACTACGTCACCAAACCCTTCGGGATGGAGGAGTTCCTGGCCCGGCTTCGCGCCGCGCTCCGTCGCGGCGCGGCGTCGGGGGTGACGACGGAGTCGCCGGTGGTGGACGCCGGCGCATTCGTCGTCGACCTCGCCGCGAAACAGGTGACGCGAGCGCAGGAGCCGGTCCACCTGACCCCGACGGAGTGGGGGATCCTGGAGATGCTGGTACGGCACGAAGGAAAGCTGGTGTCCCAGAGCGACATCCTGAACTCGGTGTGGGGCCCCGGATATCTGGGGCAGAGCAACTATCTTCGCGTCTACCTGGCGAGTCTCCGGCGGAAACTCGAAGACGACCCGGCACACCCGCGTCACCTGGTCACGGAGGCGGGGATGGGTTACCGATTCGTGCGCGGATGATCGGCGCCTGCTCATGATCAGCGCGGCCGCGATCCCGCCGGGCCTCGCTGCGCAGTCGGCGCTGGGGCCTGCCTGGGAAGACTGGCTTCGCCGGTTACCGGCAACGGTATCGGCGCTTCTCGACGCCTGGGAACTCCGCCGCGACGGGGACGAGCTGTGGCACGGGTTCGAGTCGCTGGTGGTCCCGGTGCTCGGGCGGAACGGGCAGCGTGCGGTCCTGAAAGTGGCCTTCGACGGCGATGACGAGGGGGCGCAGGAAGCACTCGGGCTGCAGCACTGGTCCGGACGCGGAGCGGTGAGAATGTTGCGCGCCGACCCGCGCCGGCGCGGGCTCCTCCTCGAACGGCTGGAGCGGACCGATCTCACCTCGGTCGACGACGACGAGGCGTGTCAGGTGGTGGCTGACCTGTACGGTGCCCTGCACATCCCGGCACCGGGGCGGATGTGGCTGCTCACCACGCACCTGGGGCGGTGGCTGGATCGGCTCGCCGGGATGCCCCGAGATGCGCCGGTCCCGAGACGCTTTGTGGAACAGGCACTTTCACTGGGGCGGGACTTGCTAACCGACCCGGCAACGGTCGGCGTTGTCGTGCACGGCGACCTTCACCACGAGAACGTGCTCGCCGCGCCCTCCGGCGACCGGCGCTGGCTGGCGATCGACCCCAAGCCGATGTCGGGCGATCCGCACTACGAACCCGCGCCGATGCTCTGGAACCTTCTGGACCGCCGACGAGGCGACCCCCGTCATGTGATCCGCTCGCGTTTCCACACCATCGTCGACGCCGCGGGTCTGGACCCGGACCGGGCCCGCGACTGGGTGATCGTCCGGATGGTCCTCAACGCGCACTGGGCGATCGAGGATGCGGACCGCATGAGCAGGGCGCTCACCGACGCCGACCACGAGTGGATCACCACATGTATCACGGTGGCCAAGGCCGTCATCGAGTGAACGTCACCGACCGAAGAGAGTCCCCAGTTCCGGTATCACCGCCGAGATCCCGGCGAGGCGCAGGCCCTGCCAGGCGGTGACCTGGTTGGCCGTCAGGACGGGCTTGGCGAACTTCTCCTCGAGTCCGGTGATCCACATCGCGGTGTGCAGGGCGGTATCCGGGATCAGGATCGCCTGCGCGTCAGGATGATCCGCGGCGGTGATCATGTCGAAGAGGCCGTCACCGTCGAGGATTCCGGCCTCGGACGCCGTCTCGATGTCGTTGGCGCGCAGAGAGATGACCTCGATCCCACCGTCGGCGAGGAATCCGATGAAGCGCGACGCCAGGGGATCCGGGTAGGTGGCGGCAATCGCCACCCGCGACAGTCCGAGTCGGTGGCACGCGTCGACGAAGGCCAGCGAGGTCGACGACGCGGGTCGCCCGGCGAGGGCGGCGATGTCGGCGACCTGGCGTCGAGCACCGTCGAGGCCGTACACGAAGCTCCCGGACGTACACGCCCACATCACCGA belongs to Gordonia westfalica and includes:
- a CDS encoding sensor histidine kinase, coding for MTSAAGPATTPVTTPQAASRRRSDGRGKLRVFLGCAPGVGKTYEMLAQARNLRDEGADVVIAVVESHGRPATAALVEGLEVIPRIARPYRGSTFDEMDLDAVLARRPQVALVDELAHTNTPGSRNAKRWQDIEELRDAGIDVCSTVNIQHLAGLNDVIAQITGVVQRETVPDDVVRGADQIELVDIDPQALRQRLSAGKVYPSSRVDGALGNYFRQGNLTALRELALLWLADQVDDKLADYRAAHSITDTWEARERVVVAITGGPESPTLLRRASRIASRSSAELLAVHVVRGDGLSDHGIDLTALSELAAGFGARVHTVVGDDIPATLLEFARGVNATQLVLGTSRRPRWQRIFDEGVGATVVSGSGRIDVHMVTHEETPRRHRLDIRDTRFHRPLSWILAVLVPLLATGVLRLLDPWLGFTSQSALFFVSVLAVSMLGGIAPAALSAVVSGLLLNYFFTDPRFTFTIDQPDNLITILVMLLIATAVAALVDSATVRRAQAQDATREAELLAMFSSVVLGGADVPGLLERLRETYDQSAVALVRRTSKTSRTVEAWVGDRPLSGPDEADTTCSVPGEQFELLLRGPRLGARDRRVLAAVAGQAAGAVERHALEVEAASAEALARTDELRRALLSAVGHDLRTPLAAAKAAVSSLRSDDVTFSPDDTAELLATVDESVDHLAGLVGNLLDSSRLAAGAVRPQMQHTFLPEVVHRAAAGVQRLNPDLVLTIDLGQAWAYTDPGLLERALANLIDNAHRHGGPDVEITVSGTGDDPPRCVIRVVDHGPGLPTTDREQVFAAFHQGGDTAGASSGVGLGLSVANGFITAIGGELSTADTPGGGATMVVNLPTVEDFSGSEEGIR
- a CDS encoding response regulator — its product is MNADKSRVLVVDDEPQLLRALRINLNARGFAVSTAATGAAALSAAARFNPDVVVLDLGLPDIDGLTVLEGLRGWTTVPVIVLSARTDAADKVVALDSGADDYVTKPFGMEEFLARLRAALRRGAASGVTTESPVVDAGAFVVDLAAKQVTRAQEPVHLTPTEWGILEMLVRHEGKLVSQSDILNSVWGPGYLGQSNYLRVYLASLRRKLEDDPAHPRHLVTEAGMGYRFVRG
- a CDS encoding aminoglycoside phosphotransferase family protein produces the protein MISAAAIPPGLAAQSALGPAWEDWLRRLPATVSALLDAWELRRDGDELWHGFESLVVPVLGRNGQRAVLKVAFDGDDEGAQEALGLQHWSGRGAVRMLRADPRRRGLLLERLERTDLTSVDDDEACQVVADLYGALHIPAPGRMWLLTTHLGRWLDRLAGMPRDAPVPRRFVEQALSLGRDLLTDPATVGVVVHGDLHHENVLAAPSGDRRWLAIDPKPMSGDPHYEPAPMLWNLLDRRRGDPRHVIRSRFHTIVDAAGLDPDRARDWVIVRMVLNAHWAIEDADRMSRALTDADHEWITTCITVAKAVIE
- a CDS encoding maleate cis-trans isomerase family protein, which codes for MTTTVAMLYPGHAAEDDYALIESALVSAGAAVRLPVTITEIESDDHTVDAMAAVGEQDRLADGVRRAKADHPASVMWACTSGSFVYGLDGARRQVADIAALAGRPASSTSLAFVDACHRLGLSRVAIAATYPDPLASRFIGFLADGGIEVISLRANDIETASEAGILDGDGLFDMITAADHPDAQAILIPDTALHTAMWITGLEEKFAKPVLTANQVTAWQGLRLAGISAVIPELGTLFGR